In Oncorhynchus clarkii lewisi isolate Uvic-CL-2024 chromosome 16, UVic_Ocla_1.0, whole genome shotgun sequence, one genomic interval encodes:
- the LOC139368163 gene encoding rab11 family-interacting protein 3-like isoform X3, with protein sequence MVLGMVDSLLGPVPPGTQHRQQNEVTDSAYLGSESTYSECETFTDEDTGALVQPEMHEDVETDSGIEATLHDPEDSSNRFSLSSELHSHTLVTVIGGDEEHFEDFGESNTSELLLDTTEEGTEGEGDSSHLQTPDQSNCSSLLLSPSTPTTLPASFQSFLREEALDFFCNQCHKQISRLEDLSTRLNFLEMNSSSKRLSSKKVARHLLQNSSMTLDSMSELSRDILDLADTDITDKVLLLERRVAELEKDSEASGEQHARLRQENLQLVHRANALEEQLKEQELRAEDHLHQETRRHKDALTKLERERGLELENLQARLQQLDEENSELKSCVPCYRANIERLEEEKRKLEDEVEDVTERMNEELETRRKTTDKLTHERHQNQKEKEHTQELIEDLRKQLEHLQLYKLEAEARRGRSPSAGLQEYQSRTREAELEQEIRRLKQDNRSLKEQNDELNGQIINLSIQGAKNLVTASFSESLAAEINSVSRGELMEAIRKQEDVNFRLQDYIDRIIVAIMESNPSMLEVK encoded by the exons ATGGTTTTGGGCATGGTGGACAGCCTTCTGGGCCCGGTTCCTCCTGGAACTCAACACAGACAG CAAAACGAGGTGACGGACAGTGCATACCTGGGCTCGGAGAGCACTTACAGCGAGTGTGAGACGTTTACCGACGAGGACACGGGAGCCCTGGTCCAGCCCGAGATGCACGAGGATGTGGAGACGGACAGCGGCATCGAGGCCACGCTCCACGACCCAGAGGACAGTAGCAACAG gttCTCCCTGAGCTCTGAGTTGCACAGCCACACCCTGGTGACAGTGATTGGCGGGGATGAGGAACATTTTGAGGACTTTGGGGAGAGCAACACCTCGGAGCTGCTGCTGGACACCACTGAGGAGGGAACCGAGGGAGAGGGGGACTCATCCCACCTCCAGACCCCCGACCAGAGCAACTGCTCCTCCCTGCTACTCTCTCCCAG cACCCCCACTACTCTCCCTGCCAGCTTTCAGAGCTTCCTCAGGGAGGAAGCGCTGGACTTTTTCTGTAACCAATGTCACAAACAAATCTCTCGCCTGGAGGACCTCTCCACTCGCCTCAATTTCCTAGAGATGAATAG cTCCAGCAAGAGGCTGTCCAGCAAGAAAGTAGCGCG ACACCTCCTCCAGAACAGCTCCATGACGCTGGACAGCATGAGTGAGCTGTCCCGGGACATACTGGACCTGGCTGACACCGACATCACTGACAAG GTGCTCCTGCTGGAGCGTCGCGTGGCGGAGCTGGAGAAGGACTCGGAGGCTAGCGGGGAGCAGCACGCGCGCCTCCGCCAGGAGAACCTGCAGCTGGTGCACCGGGCCAACGCCCTGGAGGAGCAGCTCAAGGAGCAAGAGCTCCGCGCTGAGGACCACCTGCACCAGGAGACCCGCCGCCACAAGGACGCCCTCACCAAGCTGGAGCGGGAGAGGGGCCTGGAGCTGGAGAACCTGCAGGCTAG GCTGCAGCAGCTGGATGAGGAGAACAGTGAGCTGAAATCCTGTGTGCCCTGTTACCGCGCCAACATCGAGAGACTAGAGGAG GAGAAGAGGAAGCTGGAAGACGAGGTGGAGGACGTGACGGAGCGGATGAACGAGGAGCTGGAAACCCGGAGGAAGACGACCGACAAGCTGACCCACGAGCGCCACCAGAACCAGAAGGAAAAGGAGCACACgcaggag ctgattgaggacctgcGGAAGCAGTTGGAGCACCTGCAGTTGTACAAGCTGGAGGCAGAGGCTAGGAGAGGACGCTCTCCCAGTGCCGGGCTGCAGGAGTACCAGAGCCGCACCCGCGAGGCCGAGTTGGAGCAGGAGATCCGACGCCTCAAGCAAGACAACCGCAGTCTGAAGGAGCAGAACGATGAGCTGAACGGCCAGATCATCAACCTGAGCATCCAGGGAGCCAAGAACCTGGTGACGGCCTCCTTCTCCGAGTCACTGGCTGCCGAGATCAACTCTGTGTCCCGGGGAGAG ttgaTGGAGGCCATCCGCAAGCAGGAGGACGTCAACTTCCGACTACAGGACTACATCGACCGCATCATCGTGGCCATCATGGAGTCCAACCCCTCCATGCTGGAAGTCAAGTAG